The following are encoded in a window of Chloroflexota bacterium genomic DNA:
- a CDS encoding CoA transferase yields the protein MADHKKLPLEGIRILDMTVVWAGTYCATLLADLGAEVIRLESIKRLPPITRGYIPYPPKEVIEGLPAFVAAMPGREPGKRPWNRYPLFNAHGRNKLGITVDLTQPSGMDIFKRLVAVSDAFVENNVTETMDKLGISYEMMRDINPRIVMLRMPAYGNTGAYRNFRSLGVHMEGVIGHTIVRGYEDMDQSSSTNVYAADAAGGAQGAFAMLAALHFRKRTGKGQLIELAQAENMISYTGQFFMDYAMNGRDSGTIGNRHTSAVQGCYPCAGDDRWVNITLYDDDNWAAFRNAIGSPAWTDDDRFATHSARYENQRAMDAHIADWTRRHDHYEVMHCLQAVGIAAGPVMDQKDAFADPHLQERGMFEEVYHEDVDGSHLYVGAPYKMSDMPITIRSGPVQLGADNEYVYKKVLGVSDKEYAEFERQGHIGMDFPHDGE from the coding sequence ATGGCAGACCACAAAAAACTGCCGCTCGAAGGCATTCGCATATTGGATATGACCGTCGTCTGGGCGGGCACTTACTGCGCCACGCTGCTCGCCGACTTAGGCGCGGAGGTCATACGCTTAGAATCGATCAAGCGGCTGCCGCCCATCACGCGCGGATACATCCCGTATCCGCCAAAGGAAGTCATCGAAGGGCTGCCGGCGTTCGTCGCGGCGATGCCCGGACGCGAACCCGGCAAGCGCCCTTGGAATCGCTACCCGCTGTTCAACGCGCACGGGCGCAATAAACTCGGCATCACAGTCGATCTCACGCAGCCATCCGGCATGGATATATTCAAGCGTCTGGTTGCCGTCAGCGACGCCTTCGTGGAGAACAATGTCACCGAGACGATGGACAAACTCGGCATATCGTACGAGATGATGCGCGACATTAATCCCCGCATTGTGATGCTGCGCATGCCCGCATACGGCAACACCGGCGCGTATCGCAACTTCCGCTCGCTAGGCGTCCACATGGAGGGCGTCATCGGACACACCATCGTGCGCGGATACGAAGATATGGACCAGTCGTCCAGCACTAATGTGTACGCTGCGGACGCTGCGGGCGGCGCGCAGGGAGCGTTCGCCATGCTCGCCGCCCTGCACTTCCGCAAGCGCACCGGCAAGGGGCAGCTTATCGAACTGGCGCAGGCGGAGAACATGATCTCCTACACCGGACAATTCTTCATGGACTACGCGATGAACGGTCGCGACAGCGGCACGATAGGCAACCGCCACACGAGCGCCGTTCAGGGTTGCTATCCGTGCGCCGGCGACGACCGCTGGGTGAACATCACGCTGTACGACGATGACAACTGGGCGGCGTTCCGCAACGCCATAGGCAGCCCCGCATGGACGGACGACGACCGATTCGCCACGCACTCAGCCCGCTACGAAAACCAGCGCGCGATGGACGCGCACATCGCCGATTGGACACGCCGGCACGACCACTACGAAGTGATGCACTGCCTGCAGGCGGTAGGCATCGCCGCCGGTCCCGTTATGGACCAGAAAGACGCCTTCGCCGACCCGCACCTGCAAGAACGCGGCATGTTCGAGGAGGTGTATCACGAAGACGTGGACGGCTCGCACCTGTACGTGGGCGCGCCCTACAAGATGTCTGACATGCCCATAACAATACGCAGCGGTCCGGTCCAACTAGGCGCGGACAACGAGTATGTCTATAAGAAGGTGCTGGGCGTGAGCGACAAAGAGTACGCAGAGTTCGAGCGGCAAGGGCATATCGGCATGGATTTCCCGCACGATGGGGAATAG
- a CDS encoding CoA transferase translates to MNMPLSGIRVLDLCIILAGPTCGRTLAEYGAEVIKIDSWLRPPSDRQLSDVGRGKRSICLDITKPEGLEVFLRLVDTADVVLGGFRKGVAERLGIGYEQLRERKPDIVYLAINAFGQDGDWANRPGYEQNAQAATGVQVRNGGRGEKPIHSPYTFNDYGTGLMGAYAVMLALLHRRRTGKGQFVHTSLAQTGSTFSSPFLIDHDGYERNEAEGLDARGSNALNGLYEAADGWLVIADAGWDALMNMPAFEHLSARDEFATDALRTQNDAALCEELGAVFLTRTVADWLNDLSAAGIDAARNDDIDRILNDDYPRERGLIVNEDVAGLGQVTHAGVAPRLSKTQPMLGTTPTFGEETEAVLLELGYEVDEIDSLRAGGVIPPLE, encoded by the coding sequence ATGAATATGCCGCTTAGTGGAATACGGGTGCTTGACTTGTGCATCATTCTCGCGGGGCCGACTTGCGGCAGAACGCTTGCGGAGTATGGCGCGGAGGTCATTAAGATTGACAGCTGGCTTCGACCGCCGTCCGACCGCCAGCTCTCCGATGTGGGCAGGGGCAAGCGCAGCATCTGCCTCGACATCACTAAGCCGGAAGGGCTTGAAGTCTTTCTGCGGCTGGTTGATACCGCCGATGTCGTGCTGGGCGGATTCCGCAAAGGCGTCGCAGAGCGTCTGGGAATCGGCTATGAGCAGCTTCGCGAGCGCAAGCCGGACATCGTGTATCTCGCCATCAACGCGTTCGGGCAGGATGGCGATTGGGCGAATCGCCCGGGCTACGAGCAGAACGCGCAGGCGGCGACCGGCGTGCAGGTTCGCAATGGCGGACGCGGCGAAAAGCCCATCCACTCGCCCTATACCTTCAACGACTACGGCACAGGGTTGATGGGCGCGTACGCCGTGATGCTTGCACTGCTGCACCGGCGGCGCACGGGCAAGGGGCAGTTCGTGCACACATCGCTGGCGCAGACAGGGTCCACATTCTCGTCTCCGTTTCTCATCGACCACGACGGCTACGAGCGCAACGAAGCCGAGGGACTGGACGCGCGCGGGTCAAACGCGCTCAACGGGTTGTACGAAGCGGCGGACGGCTGGCTTGTCATCGCTGATGCAGGTTGGGACGCGCTGATGAATATGCCCGCGTTCGAGCATCTGTCAGCGCGGGATGAGTTTGCCACTGACGCGCTGCGAACGCAGAACGACGCCGCGCTGTGCGAAGAACTTGGCGCGGTATTCCTCACGCGAACTGTCGCGGACTGGCTGAACGACCTAAGCGCCGCCGGTATTGACGCGGCGCGCAACGACGACATCGACCGCATCCTAAACGACGACTATCCGCGAGAGCGCGGACTTATCGTCAATGAAGATGTCGCAGGGCTAGGGCAAGTTACGCACGCCGGAGTCGCGCCGCGCCTAAGCAAGACGCAACCAATGCTAGGCACAACGCCCACATTTGGCGAGGAGACGGAGGCGGTGCTTCTGGAGTTGGGATATGAAGTGGATGAGATAGACTCGCTGCGGGCGGGCGGCGTGATACCGCCGTTGGAATAG
- a CDS encoding D-2-hydroxyacid dehydrogenase, whose amino-acid sequence MKVLMTNAHLGEGFVEQLQSEFPQVEFHTAISLEEQLREVADADVICGWPDSPEVVSAAAKLRWIHCPGTGIDKIMAELPALADSDVVLTNARGPHANPMADHVLWMMLSLSHRGRQMAEDQRLRQWDADRYSHSFVELSGGTMGILALGDIGSAVARRAYGFDMDVYAVDINPVTPPPQVKEVWGLERLDELMAMCDWFVVTAPLTAESRGLIDRRRIGLMKPSSYVIVISRGGIVDEDALADALREGRLAGAGIDATAIEPLPQESPLWDLDNVVLSPHASALTPQMYEGRRQVFRENMRRFLSNEPFLYVCDKRAGF is encoded by the coding sequence ATGAAAGTGCTAATGACCAATGCCCACCTGGGCGAAGGCTTTGTCGAGCAGCTGCAATCCGAGTTCCCGCAAGTGGAGTTCCATACCGCGATAAGCCTTGAGGAGCAGCTGCGAGAAGTCGCGGACGCCGATGTTATCTGCGGCTGGCCCGACAGCCCTGAAGTCGTGTCCGCCGCCGCCAAGCTGCGCTGGATACACTGCCCCGGCACCGGCATAGACAAGATTATGGCGGAACTGCCCGCGCTCGCCGACAGCGATGTCGTGCTCACCAACGCGCGCGGTCCGCACGCCAACCCGATGGCAGACCATGTGCTTTGGATGATGCTATCGCTGTCGCACCGCGGCAGGCAGATGGCGGAAGACCAACGCCTGAGACAGTGGGACGCGGACAGATACTCGCACTCGTTCGTGGAACTGTCCGGCGGCACTATGGGCATTCTCGCGCTCGGCGATATCGGAAGCGCGGTCGCCCGGCGCGCATACGGCTTCGACATGGATGTGTACGCAGTGGACATCAATCCGGTTACGCCGCCGCCGCAGGTCAAGGAAGTCTGGGGACTCGAAAGGCTCGACGAGCTGATGGCGATGTGCGACTGGTTCGTGGTCACCGCGCCGCTCACCGCAGAATCGCGCGGGCTGATAGACCGCCGCCGCATCGGGCTGATGAAACCGTCGTCGTATGTCATCGTCATATCGCGCGGAGGCATTGTGGACGAAGACGCGCTCGCCGATGCGCTGCGCGAAGGCAGGCTCGCCGGCGCGGGCATCGATGCCACCGCCATAGAGCCGCTGCCGCAGGAAAGCCCGCTGTGGGACTTGGACAATGTCGTGCTATCGCCGCATGCGTCCGCGCTGACGCCGCAGATGTACGAAGGTCGGCGGCAGGTCTTCCGCGAGAATATGCGGCGCTTCCTGAGCAACGAACCGTTCCTGTATGTGTGCGACAAGAGGGCGGGCTTCTGA
- a CDS encoding hydroxyacid dehydrogenase produces MRVLVADRFSDDARATLAADGFAVAYTPDARGDALTAAIADTQADVLVVRSTRVDADMLRSGRLKLVIRAGAGFNTIDVATAKSMGIYVANCPGKNSNAVVEIAFGLIIALDRQIAANVADLQRGAWRKAAYSSARGLAGSTLGLVGLGRIGRAMIPRAKAFDMSVAGWSRSLTDETADELGIARKETPADVAQSADIVSVHVSLNDDTRQMAGRDFFAAMREGAIFINTSRAEVVDEAALAWAVRERGIKAGLDVFEGEPPSGTGSIDNPLFALDGVIGTHHIGGQTSEAQRAIADETVRIIRKYRATGTPPNLVT; encoded by the coding sequence ATGCGCGTGCTGGTCGCGGACCGCTTCTCGGACGATGCGCGCGCCACACTCGCGGCAGACGGCTTCGCTGTCGCCTACACGCCTGACGCTCGCGGAGACGCGCTCACAGCCGCCATCGCGGACACACAAGCCGATGTGCTGGTCGTCCGCAGCACGCGCGTCGATGCCGATATGCTGCGCTCCGGTCGGCTGAAACTCGTCATACGCGCGGGCGCCGGATTCAACACCATAGACGTGGCAACCGCGAAGTCAATGGGCATATATGTCGCCAACTGTCCGGGCAAAAACTCCAACGCCGTCGTCGAAATCGCATTTGGGCTGATAATCGCGCTGGACAGGCAGATTGCGGCGAATGTCGCAGACCTGCAGCGCGGCGCGTGGCGCAAGGCGGCGTACAGCAGCGCGCGCGGACTCGCCGGCAGCACGCTCGGACTGGTCGGCTTAGGACGCATAGGCCGCGCGATGATTCCACGAGCGAAAGCATTCGACATGTCCGTTGCCGGCTGGAGCAGATCGCTCACTGACGAAACGGCAGACGAACTCGGCATAGCGCGCAAGGAAACGCCCGCAGATGTGGCGCAGTCGGCGGACATCGTGAGCGTGCATGTCTCGCTGAACGACGACACTCGGCAAATGGCGGGACGCGACTTCTTCGCCGCGATGCGAGAAGGCGCGATATTCATCAACACATCGCGCGCAGAGGTCGTTGACGAAGCAGCGCTGGCTTGGGCGGTGCGAGAGCGCGGCATCAAGGCTGGGCTGGATGTGTTCGAAGGCGAGCCGCCGTCTGGCACGGGCAGCATCGACAATCCGTTGTTCGCGCTGGACGGCGTCATCGGCACACATCACATAGGCGGACAAACATCGGAGGCGCAACGTGCAATAGCAGACGAAACGGTGCGCATAATTCGCAAGTACCGGGCGACCGGCACGCCGCCAAACTTGGTAACTTAA
- a CDS encoding alpha/beta hydrolase codes for MTMAPTEHWANVRDLRMRYLDWHGDGPPILALHGLASSAHWYDIIAPLLRDRYRIVAPDQRGHGQTTQASNGYGWHSVASDAVGLLDLLGIEKAIVFGHSWGGNVAVATAAHYPDRVAALVMIDGGFFSPQMIPGATWEAFSQRLSPRDVSGTRAEFIARMQGQLAMCWNDEIERIVQTMVYEADGQIYDILRPQNQAQVIRAMWDDPASDAWRRIKCPSMIVPAGPSPDRANSDFAVSRRRMVNLAAENIPNCRVHWIPETVHDIGYHKPRELADAILAFLDDIG; via the coding sequence ATGACAATGGCGCCTACGGAACACTGGGCGAATGTGCGCGATTTGCGAATGCGCTACCTAGACTGGCACGGAGACGGCCCTCCGATTCTCGCGCTGCACGGTTTGGCATCGTCGGCGCACTGGTACGACATCATTGCGCCACTGCTGCGAGACCGCTACCGCATCGTCGCGCCCGACCAGCGCGGGCACGGGCAGACGACGCAGGCGTCGAACGGCTACGGCTGGCACTCGGTCGCGTCGGACGCGGTGGGCTTGCTCGATTTGCTCGGCATCGAAAAGGCGATAGTGTTCGGCCATTCGTGGGGCGGCAATGTCGCGGTCGCCACGGCAGCGCATTATCCTGATCGTGTGGCGGCGCTTGTGATGATAGACGGCGGATTCTTCAGCCCGCAGATGATACCCGGCGCGACATGGGAAGCGTTCAGCCAGCGCCTATCGCCGCGCGATGTATCCGGCACGCGCGCCGAGTTTATCGCGCGGATGCAAGGTCAGCTCGCCATGTGTTGGAACGACGAAATCGAGCGTATCGTGCAGACGATGGTCTATGAAGCAGACGGGCAGATATACGACATCCTGCGCCCGCAAAATCAGGCGCAAGTCATCCGTGCAATGTGGGACGACCCCGCATCCGACGCCTGGCGCCGCATCAAGTGCCCATCAATGATAGTGCCCGCCGGACCATCCCCAGACCGCGCCAACTCTGACTTCGCCGTATCCCGCCGCCGCATGGTAAACCTAGCCGCCGAAAACATCCCCAACTGCCGCGTCCACTGGATACCCGAAACCGTCCACGACATCGGCTACCACAAACCGCGCGAGCTAGCTGACGCAATCCTTGCGTTCCTAGACGACATCGGATAA
- a CDS encoding TIGR03663 family protein — translation MNNDAMQQGKAALPDADVGQAGFGALSRRLGSGVGSLAGVSLLLWELIAYGALLAGSAVMRLWDLGFRAVHHDESLHSYYSWQLAQGSGFRHDPLMHGPFQFEATAAIFFIFGDSDYTSRLLYAVAGIALVALPLFFRSRLGRLGALFTSVMLAFSPALLYFSRFARNDILMAVWVLGLVICMWRYIDADSKGEGKNRYIYIAAALLALAFASKETSYLITALLGLFLALWLLFMNAPRILRNADIRIGETTTLAAIGRIVSAAWSRRVPLPSLRGPAAFLLILITLTLPMWSAAIGILQETPLLNWSNLTFVTQDGGANVGSPVGGAILLASLLMVTLMGVSVATGFFWDHEVWLIAAAIFYAVWVLTYTTFFTNMGGIESGMWRGLGYWIAQQDVARGNQPWYYYLVITPLYEFLPLALSVAAAVYYAVKRRTDAFTLFLLYWCGMTLLLFTIASEKMPWLLVNITLPLIVLAGKFLGDIVSSVDWRKLVSPEGAIVVVGTPILMVAVVMLALAGTGDGGGNGLAVAIASALACAAILGVGVYISRQIKPSQMAKIAAIPAVVVLLALTVRASGMAAYSHGDVPVEMLVYTQTSPDIRLLADEIYRADGFAGADNGIAIDVDDTSGFTWPWAWYLRHSDEYYASYRTINEDAASNDTPDGEVVIVHYDNENTVAPMLEEAYGEGQRIKHRWWFPEHTYRNITPSRFVSGITDRETWRSVVDYWLNREGVRHNIGSEDAYVFFAPDFPQDYQPIAATE, via the coding sequence ATGAACAACGATGCTATGCAGCAGGGGAAGGCTGCGTTGCCGGACGCTGATGTCGGGCAGGCTGGTTTTGGCGCGCTTTCGCGGCGGTTGGGCAGCGGTGTTGGCAGCTTGGCGGGCGTTAGTTTGCTGCTTTGGGAGCTGATTGCCTACGGTGCGCTGCTTGCCGGGTCTGCGGTGATGCGGCTGTGGGATCTGGGCTTTCGCGCGGTACATCACGACGAAAGCTTGCATTCGTACTACTCTTGGCAGCTCGCGCAGGGCAGCGGCTTTCGGCACGACCCGCTGATGCACGGGCCATTTCAGTTCGAGGCGACGGCGGCGATATTCTTCATCTTCGGCGACAGCGACTACACTTCACGGCTGTTGTATGCGGTCGCGGGCATCGCGCTTGTTGCTCTGCCGCTGTTCTTCCGTAGCAGACTCGGCAGGCTCGGCGCGCTGTTCACATCGGTGATGCTCGCGTTCTCGCCGGCGCTTCTGTACTTCAGCCGCTTCGCGCGCAACGACATCCTGATGGCGGTTTGGGTGCTCGGGCTGGTCATCTGCATGTGGCGGTACATCGACGCGGACAGCAAGGGCGAAGGCAAGAACCGCTACATCTACATCGCGGCGGCGCTGCTGGCGCTCGCGTTCGCAAGCAAGGAAACATCGTACCTCATCACCGCGCTGCTTGGGCTGTTCTTGGCGCTGTGGTTGCTGTTCATGAACGCGCCGCGCATACTGCGAAACGCGGACATACGCATCGGCGAGACTACGACCTTGGCAGCAATCGGGCGCATCGTGTCGGCGGCGTGGAGTCGGCGCGTGCCGCTGCCGTCGCTGCGAGGTCCGGCGGCATTCTTGCTCATTCTCATCACGCTCACCCTGCCGATGTGGTCTGCGGCTATCGGCATATTGCAGGAGACACCGCTGCTGAACTGGTCGAACCTCACATTCGTGACGCAAGACGGCGGCGCGAATGTCGGCTCGCCCGTTGGCGGCGCGATACTGCTCGCATCGCTGCTGATGGTGACGCTGATGGGCGTGTCGGTCGCGACGGGCTTCTTTTGGGACCATGAAGTGTGGCTGATAGCGGCGGCGATATTCTACGCCGTCTGGGTGCTGACATACACCACTTTCTTCACCAACATGGGCGGCATCGAGTCGGGAATGTGGCGCGGGCTGGGCTACTGGATAGCGCAGCAGGATGTCGCGCGCGGCAATCAGCCGTGGTATTACTACCTAGTCATCACGCCGCTGTACGAATTTTTGCCGCTTGCGCTGTCGGTGGCTGCGGCAGTCTATTACGCGGTGAAACGACGGACGGACGCGTTCACGCTGTTCCTGTTGTACTGGTGCGGGATGACGCTGCTGCTGTTCACCATCGCCAGCGAGAAGATGCCGTGGCTGCTGGTGAACATCACGCTGCCGCTCATCGTGCTAGCGGGCAAGTTCCTGGGCGATATTGTGTCCAGCGTCGATTGGCGCAAGTTGGTTAGTCCGGAAGGTGCGATTGTCGTCGTGGGCACGCCAATCCTGATGGTGGCGGTGGTGATGCTCGCGCTCGCGGGAACGGGCGACGGCGGCGGGAACGGGCTTGCGGTCGCTATCGCATCCGCGCTTGCGTGCGCCGCGATTTTGGGCGTGGGAGTGTACATTTCGCGGCAAATCAAACCGTCGCAGATGGCGAAGATAGCGGCGATACCGGCGGTCGTCGTGTTGCTGGCGCTGACGGTGCGCGCGTCCGGAATGGCGGCGTATAGCCACGGCGATGTGCCGGTGGAAATGCTGGTGTACACACAGACATCGCCGGACATTCGACTGCTCGCTGACGAAATATACCGCGCGGACGGGTTCGCAGGCGCGGACAACGGTATTGCCATCGATGTGGACGATACAAGCGGGTTCACCTGGCCCTGGGCGTGGTATCTGCGCCACAGCGACGAATACTACGCGTCGTACCGCACCATAAACGAGGATGCGGCATCGAACGACACGCCCGACGGCGAGGTCGTGATTGTTCATTACGATAACGAGAACACGGTCGCGCCGATGCTAGAAGAGGCATACGGCGAGGGGCAACGGATAAAGCACCGCTGGTGGTTCCCTGAACATACTTATCGCAACATAACGCCATCGCGGTTTGTAAGCGGCATAACCGACCGCGAGACATGGCGCAGCGTGGTGGATTACTGGCTCAACCGGGAAGGTGTGCGCCACAACATCGGCAGCGAAGACGCCTATGTATTCTTCGCCCCGGACTTCCCGCAGGATTACCAGCCGATTGCGGCGACGGAGTGA
- a CDS encoding SDR family oxidoreductase translates to MDLGIQGKVALVTGGSRGLGRVAALSLAREGVNVAICGRTQSTLDGTVAEIEALGVRGQGVVADVSNPEAMPALNQAVVDGLGAIDILVNNAGGSRAREDLADLPLDDFKAAFDLNLFGGFQLMREVIPHMRAQKWGRIINIASIYGREYGGNLAYMSAKAALIGATKHAALSLVTDGVLVNSIAPGSIEHPEGSWERFQNENPPEVVADFISRNLPLGRFGWPEPVGDLVAFLASQRADLITGSCIVVDGGQSYSMI, encoded by the coding sequence ATGGACTTGGGAATACAGGGCAAGGTCGCGCTGGTTACGGGCGGCAGCCGCGGGCTGGGCAGGGTCGCGGCGCTTTCGCTGGCGCGCGAGGGCGTTAATGTCGCCATCTGCGGCAGGACGCAATCGACACTCGACGGCACGGTGGCGGAAATCGAGGCGCTCGGAGTGCGCGGGCAGGGCGTGGTCGCGGATGTGTCGAACCCGGAGGCGATGCCGGCGCTGAATCAGGCGGTCGTGGACGGGCTGGGCGCAATCGATATTCTGGTGAACAACGCCGGCGGCTCGCGCGCCCGTGAGGACCTCGCCGACTTGCCGCTTGACGACTTCAAGGCGGCGTTCGACTTGAACCTATTTGGAGGATTCCAGCTGATGCGCGAAGTCATCCCGCACATGCGCGCGCAGAAGTGGGGACGCATCATCAACATCGCGTCTATCTACGGCAGAGAGTACGGTGGCAACTTGGCGTACATGTCGGCGAAGGCGGCGCTCATCGGCGCGACGAAGCACGCGGCGCTGAGCCTTGTAACGGACGGCGTTCTGGTGAACAGCATCGCGCCCGGCTCCATCGAACATCCTGAAGGCTCGTGGGAGCGTTTCCAGAATGAGAACCCGCCGGAAGTTGTTGCAGACTTCATATCGCGCAACTTGCCTCTGGGCAGGTTCGGCTGGCCCGAGCCGGTCGGCGACTTGGTGGCGTTCCTAGCGTCCCAGCGCGCGGACTTGATTACGGGGTCGTGCATCGTGGTGGACGGCGGGCAAAGCTACTCGATGATATAG